A DNA window from Nitrososphaerota archaeon contains the following coding sequences:
- a CDS encoding ATP synthase subunit C, protein MRRFFVMLLAATFLAITFAALPGPAAAQTTGAASNGNKFIAAGIAFGLAALGAGIGVGTSGSAAIAAVTEKAEVRTTALIFVVLAEAIAIYGFAIAFIILGQSG, encoded by the coding sequence ATGCGCAGGTTCTTCGTGATGCTTCTGGCCGCGACATTCCTCGCAATCACGTTCGCCGCCCTGCCTGGACCCGCGGCGGCACAGACCACCGGAGCAGCGTCGAACGGCAACAAATTCATCGCTGCGGGAATCGCGTTCGGACTCGCGGCGCTCGGAGCAGGCATCGGCGTTGGGACCTCTGGCTCAGCGGCAATCGCAGCGGTCACCGAGAAGGCCGAGGTCAGGACGACGGCCCTTATCTTCGTGGTGCTTGCAGAGGCAATCGCAATCTACGGATTCGCCATCGCGTTCATCATACTCGGACAATCAGGGTAA
- a CDS encoding SRPBCC family protein, whose amino-acid sequence MSKNSTHVIRRVNATRERIYRALVDPIAIAKWRAPNGMTMRVHSFEAREGGPFRISLEYDDPTSKGKTSARTDTYHGRFVKLVPNEQVVEVDEFESMDPALAGEMTITITLVGAGGSTDVIGIHEGLPPGVSTADNEQGWRMALGKLAKMVETKEKRTRSRT is encoded by the coding sequence ATGAGCAAGAATTCAACTCATGTCATTCGACGCGTGAACGCGACGCGTGAAAGAATCTACCGCGCGCTTGTTGATCCGATTGCGATTGCCAAGTGGCGGGCGCCAAATGGGATGACAATGCGCGTGCATTCATTTGAAGCTCGCGAGGGTGGCCCGTTTCGGATTTCCCTCGAATATGACGATCCAACATCGAAAGGCAAAACTAGCGCGCGCACTGACACATATCATGGTCGATTCGTAAAGCTAGTTCCAAATGAGCAAGTCGTCGAAGTGGACGAGTTTGAATCCATGGACCCCGCGCTTGCAGGCGAGATGACAATAACGATTACGCTTGTGGGAGCGGGTGGAAGCACCGACGTCATTGGCATACACGAAGGACTACCGCCGGGAGTGTCAACCGCCGACAACGAGCAGGGTTGGCGAATGGCACTCGGAAAGCTCGCCAAAATGGTTGAGACCAAAGAAAAACGCACCCGTAGCAGAACTTGA
- a CDS encoding CPBP family intramembrane metalloprotease has translation MSQPTVASNGLREAMRKHPLFCFFLIAYASSWVALIPGILSVWGFLRFDYTISSILSSFAGPPVAAVIMTYITEGKAGVNGLQRRLRQRGAGKPWYLFILPCIPSLLLLGIIVQPGMLASFQGLTPTLLVTYPAYFFVVFFGVALPEEIGWRGFALPRMQPRYGPLWGTLLLGVLWSFWHLPRFLAPDQGGGPGTGIATFLTNFSVFFLLLLALAIIFTWVFNYTGGSVFISNLLHASIDTPAAVWIPLFAAVNVTSIDLANLIAFGVPALLILILTRGRLGYRPVIMAAPRKAEVVLQP, from the coding sequence TTGAGCCAACCAACTGTGGCTTCCAACGGTCTGCGAGAGGCGATGCGAAAACACCCGCTGTTCTGCTTCTTCTTGATCGCCTACGCGTCCTCGTGGGTCGCTTTGATACCCGGCATCCTTTCGGTTTGGGGCTTCCTGCGGTTCGATTACACGATTTCATCCATCCTGAGCTCGTTTGCGGGACCGCCCGTGGCGGCCGTGATAATGACCTACATCACCGAGGGGAAAGCAGGCGTGAATGGCTTGCAGCGGCGTCTTAGACAACGAGGCGCCGGCAAGCCGTGGTATCTGTTCATACTGCCGTGCATTCCATCGCTGCTCTTGCTTGGGATAATTGTCCAGCCAGGAATGCTTGCGAGCTTTCAGGGTCTTACCCCCACCCTTTTGGTGACCTATCCTGCATACTTCTTCGTGGTCTTCTTTGGGGTTGCGCTGCCCGAGGAAATCGGTTGGCGCGGCTTCGCGCTACCCCGCATGCAACCACGCTATGGACCGCTTTGGGGTACTCTGCTTCTAGGCGTCCTGTGGTCCTTCTGGCACCTGCCCCGCTTCCTGGCGCCGGACCAAGGGGGCGGGCCAGGCACGGGCATCGCCACCTTCCTCACAAACTTTTCCGTCTTCTTTCTCTTGCTTCTGGCATTGGCGATTATCTTCACTTGGGTCTTCAACTATACCGGAGGAAGCGTCTTCATCTCCAATTTGTTGCATGCCAGTATCGATACCCCAGCAGCTGTCTGGATACCCCTCTTCGCTGCCGTGAACGTGACGAGCATAGACTTGGCCAACCTCATCGCGTTTGGAGTGCCAGCACTTTTGATTCTCATCCTGACCCGGGGTCGGCTTGGATACAGACCAGTGATTATGGCTGCCCCGAGGAAAGCGGAGGTCGTGCTGCAACCGTAG
- a CDS encoding polyprenyl synthetase family protein: MDGRRAVSLEAIDARMKSYRERADGAMATELALYKHSRFHDPLVYAVEGGKRVRPVMLMLSAEALGCKDDSVLGAAVAVELLHTESIIHDDIIDEELARRAKMTFHVKYGYSASLLTADFVFSMILAIAARYRDRRVAEELSNAALRMAEGEYSELTIDPKVYNLTWDEYLKIISEKTAALFETSAKLGALVADGNEREVAALAAYGRNLGTAYQLRDDLLDWRSQDKIAIGLLRNHSESEVVGKMTALSQTYVEEAKRQLMVLPRSSATDFLELLTDFTIQRKY; this comes from the coding sequence TTGGATGGTCGCCGGGCTGTCTCGCTCGAAGCAATCGACGCACGGATGAAATCGTACCGGGAAAGGGCGGACGGAGCGATGGCGACCGAGCTGGCGCTCTACAAGCATTCGAGGTTCCATGACCCGCTGGTGTACGCCGTGGAAGGGGGGAAGAGAGTCAGGCCCGTGATGCTAATGCTCTCCGCCGAGGCGCTCGGCTGCAAGGACGACTCCGTGCTGGGAGCGGCGGTCGCGGTCGAACTCCTGCACACAGAATCGATCATCCATGACGACATCATCGACGAGGAGCTCGCTAGGAGGGCGAAGATGACGTTCCACGTGAAATATGGCTACAGCGCATCTCTGCTGACTGCAGACTTCGTCTTCTCCATGATCTTGGCCATCGCTGCCAGATACAGGGACAGGCGCGTAGCCGAAGAGCTGAGCAACGCAGCCCTCCGCATGGCCGAAGGGGAGTACTCGGAACTGACGATAGACCCAAAGGTGTACAACCTTACATGGGACGAGTATCTGAAGATCATTTCGGAAAAGACGGCGGCTCTCTTCGAGACGTCAGCGAAGCTTGGAGCACTGGTCGCGGACGGGAATGAAAGGGAGGTCGCAGCGCTCGCTGCCTACGGCAGGAACCTTGGTACGGCCTACCAGCTTCGGGACGACCTGTTGGACTGGAGGTCGCAGGACAAGATTGCCATAGGCCTGCTCAGGAATCATAGTGAGAGCGAAGTCGTGGGCAAGATGACAGCTCTGTCCCAGACCTATGTCGAAGAGGCAAAGCGGCAGCTGATGGTGCTGCCCAGGAGCAGTGCCACCGACTTCCTTGAACTTCTGACTGACTTCACGATACAGAGAAAGTACTGA
- a CDS encoding adenylate/guanylate cyclase domain-containing protein has product MSEGERRLAAIMFTDIVGYTSLTQKNEAVAMELLEEQRILVRPVLLRHGGREVKTIGDAFLIEFESALEAVRCAFDVQESLHELNSSRPVDRKIFLRIGVHLGDVIHSQNDVYGDAVNIASRIEPLATPGGVCISEHVYDHVKNKSDFQLLSIGKKELKNVGESLEVFRVVFPWERPESMGVVLDKKRIAILPFTNLSSDPEEGYFADGVTEELITSISGVRQLTVIARTSVMGYKGTTKKVKEIGKELEVGTMLEGSVRKAGNRVRITAQLIDTATEGHIWAQNYDRQLEDVFAIQSEIAEKVAGELKIRLVEDEKRVIERRPTENTEAYTLYLRGRELIRERTESSLRQALGLLERAITLDPTFAKAHAGIAWAYTELVTDNYEPYEQDMPKADISVRKALQIDPELAEAHATLARVHFQEDDIQGCETEARRAIELNPSLAEAHFVLSNVFLTRGEKEEGISAAESCYRLDPVLARYAERLGQFYFYLGMENKALQHWEKTVLVAPAGTYRAMTEYYLYKGDVEKAREFHSKVERLDPTHRWATWMRGFIAGYTGDRKGALDVIQEIEKKWLGATNLNDIAFIYHALGDLDSYFTYANLALDQHTIRYAYVMYCPLLAKSRDDPRYQALMQKLRATF; this is encoded by the coding sequence GTGTCAGAAGGGGAACGAAGGCTCGCCGCGATAATGTTCACCGACATAGTTGGTTACACATCCCTCACGCAGAAGAATGAAGCAGTTGCGATGGAACTCTTGGAAGAACAGCGTATCCTCGTCAGGCCCGTGCTCTTGAGGCATGGCGGGAGAGAGGTCAAAACCATCGGCGACGCTTTCCTCATAGAGTTCGAAAGCGCCCTTGAGGCAGTCAGGTGCGCCTTCGACGTACAGGAGTCTCTGCATGAGCTCAACTCAAGTCGCCCCGTGGATAGGAAGATATTTCTCCGAATAGGTGTCCACCTAGGGGACGTAATACACAGTCAGAACGATGTATACGGGGACGCGGTCAACATTGCCTCCAGAATAGAACCTCTTGCTACGCCGGGAGGAGTCTGCATTTCAGAGCATGTGTACGACCACGTAAAGAACAAATCTGATTTTCAACTTCTCAGCATCGGCAAGAAAGAACTGAAAAACGTCGGAGAATCCTTGGAGGTTTTCAGGGTGGTGTTCCCTTGGGAGAGGCCGGAATCCATGGGCGTTGTATTGGACAAGAAGCGTATCGCAATTCTCCCATTCACCAACCTGAGCTCCGATCCAGAGGAGGGGTACTTCGCCGATGGCGTGACCGAGGAACTCATCACTTCAATATCCGGCGTGAGGCAGCTCACCGTCATCGCTAGGACTTCGGTTATGGGATACAAGGGGACGACGAAGAAAGTGAAGGAGATTGGAAAGGAGTTGGAGGTAGGCACCATGCTAGAAGGGAGCGTGAGGAAGGCGGGAAACAGGGTCAGGATTACTGCCCAGCTCATCGACACTGCGACTGAAGGTCACATTTGGGCCCAGAATTACGACAGGCAATTGGAAGATGTTTTTGCCATCCAATCTGAAATCGCTGAGAAGGTCGCAGGGGAACTCAAGATCCGACTTGTTGAGGATGAGAAACGGGTTATTGAAAGAAGGCCGACAGAGAACACGGAGGCCTACACCCTGTATTTGAGAGGACGAGAGCTCATCCGCGAAAGGACGGAATCCTCCTTGAGGCAGGCATTGGGATTACTTGAAAGAGCGATAACTCTTGATCCTACCTTTGCCAAAGCTCATGCTGGAATTGCCTGGGCCTACACAGAGCTTGTTACCGACAACTACGAGCCATATGAACAGGACATGCCCAAGGCAGATATCTCGGTTAGAAAGGCCCTACAAATTGACCCAGAACTGGCCGAAGCGCATGCCACTCTAGCAAGGGTACACTTCCAAGAGGATGATATTCAAGGGTGCGAAACTGAAGCCAGACGTGCGATCGAATTGAACCCTAGTCTTGCGGAGGCTCACTTTGTCCTGTCCAACGTCTTTCTGACGAGAGGCGAAAAGGAAGAAGGGATCAGTGCCGCGGAGAGTTGCTACAGACTAGATCCGGTATTGGCGCGCTACGCAGAGCGACTTGGACAGTTCTACTTCTACCTTGGGATGGAGAACAAGGCTCTGCAGCACTGGGAGAAGACGGTGCTGGTCGCCCCCGCTGGCACATACAGAGCGATGACCGAATATTACCTCTACAAAGGTGACGTCGAAAAGGCGAGGGAGTTTCATTCGAAAGTAGAAAGGTTGGACCCCACTCATCGCTGGGCCACATGGATGAGAGGCTTCATAGCTGGCTACACGGGTGACAGAAAAGGAGCCCTAGATGTAATTCAAGAAATTGAGAAGAAGTGGCTTGGAGCCACGAACCTGAATGACATCGCCTTCATCTACCACGCTCTCGGGGACCTCGATTCATACTTCACTTATGCCAATCTGGCACTTGACCAACACACAATTCGATATGCGTACGTGATGTATTGTCCACTTCTGGCCAAATCAAGAGATGATCCTAGATACCAGGCATTAATGCAGAAGCTGAGAGCGACGTTCTAA